One Phocaeicola dorei genomic region harbors:
- a CDS encoding AI-2E family transporter: protein MLQKKITFDSFIRGILTAVVIIGILYLVNQLSGVLLPFFVAWLIAYLIYPMVIFFQHKLRLKNRVISIFVVLLVLLSIITLAFIGLVPPIIEEFGKLKELLTEYFIEGSKQAAIPGTVANFIKEHIDMLKIHEALNENNFANTMRNVLPQVWTLLTQSVNIVVSVFTSFIILLYTFFILLDYEAIARGWIKLVPIKHREMTIRIVTDVQDGMNKYFRGQAFVAFCVGILFSIGFLIIDFPLAIGFGLFIGLLNMVPYLQLIAFIPTVLLALLKAADTGENFWWILFCAFLVFCIVQIIQDGLIVPKVMGKITGLNPAIILLSLSVWGALMGIVGMIIALPCTSLMLSYYQRYIRIKEKEFSESTKTTDNQQISNTKEK, encoded by the coding sequence ATGCTGCAGAAAAAAATAACATTCGACAGTTTTATCCGTGGAATATTGACAGCGGTTGTCATTATCGGCATTCTATACTTAGTAAATCAGCTTAGCGGAGTGCTACTCCCCTTTTTCGTGGCATGGCTTATTGCTTATCTTATCTACCCGATGGTTATTTTCTTCCAGCATAAACTGCGTCTGAAGAATCGGGTTATCTCCATATTTGTTGTTTTATTAGTATTATTATCCATTATCACACTAGCATTTATCGGACTTGTTCCACCTATCATTGAAGAATTCGGCAAGCTGAAAGAACTGCTTACCGAATATTTTATCGAAGGTTCCAAGCAAGCAGCTATTCCCGGCACTGTGGCCAATTTCATAAAAGAACATATAGATATGCTGAAAATACATGAAGCACTGAACGAAAACAACTTCGCAAATACTATGCGTAATGTGCTTCCACAAGTATGGACCTTGTTGACCCAATCCGTCAATATTGTGGTCAGCGTATTTACCTCATTCATTATCCTGCTTTATACCTTCTTTATTTTATTGGATTATGAAGCCATTGCGCGAGGATGGATTAAACTGGTTCCTATCAAACACCGTGAAATGACAATACGCATTGTTACTGATGTGCAAGATGGAATGAACAAATATTTTCGCGGCCAGGCATTTGTTGCCTTTTGTGTAGGAATTCTATTCAGTATAGGTTTCCTTATTATTGACTTCCCATTAGCTATCGGTTTCGGTTTATTTATCGGACTTCTCAATATGGTACCTTATCTTCAGCTCATCGCTTTCATCCCCACCGTCTTATTGGCACTACTGAAAGCAGCGGATACAGGAGAGAATTTCTGGTGGATATTATTTTGCGCTTTTTTGGTATTCTGTATCGTGCAAATCATACAAGATGGCCTAATTGTACCAAAGGTTATGGGAAAAATTACAGGTCTGAATCCTGCCATCATCCTATTATCTCTCTCTGTTTGGGGAGCGTTAATGGGAATTGTAGGAATGATTATTGCTCTACCTTGTACCAGTTTAATGCTCTCTTATTATCAAAGGTATATACGAATAAAAGAAAAAGAATTTTCCGAAAGTACAAAAACGACTGACAATCAACAAATAAGCAATACCAAAGAGAAATAA
- a CDS encoding thymidine kinase codes for MVVFSEDHIQETRRRGRIEVICGSMFSGKTEELIRRLKRAKFARQRVEIFKPAMDTRYSEEEVVSHDSNSIASTPIDSSASILLFSSDKDVVGIDEAQFFDEGLIDVCNQLADNGIRVIVAGLDMDFKRIPFGPIPALLAIADEVTKVHAICVKCGNLAYATHRITKSDKRVLLGEKADYEPLCRACYMESLKEETENK; via the coding sequence ATGGTAGTTTTTTCAGAAGACCACATTCAGGAAACGCGTAGAAGAGGAAGAATAGAAGTAATATGCGGTTCTATGTTCTCAGGTAAAACCGAGGAACTAATCCGCCGTTTAAAAAGAGCGAAATTTGCCCGTCAACGGGTTGAAATATTCAAACCGGCCATGGACACACGCTATTCAGAAGAAGAAGTCGTATCACATGACAGTAATTCCATTGCATCCACCCCCATCGATTCTTCTGCCAGTATCCTACTTTTCTCATCAGACAAAGACGTAGTGGGAATAGACGAAGCTCAATTTTTTGATGAAGGCCTGATTGATGTTTGCAACCAGTTGGCCGACAATGGCATACGAGTCATTGTAGCAGGATTGGACATGGATTTTAAAAGAATTCCTTTTGGTCCTATTCCTGCCCTGCTGGCTATCGCTGATGAAGTAACCAAAGTTCACGCCATTTGCGTGAAATGTGGAAATCTAGCCTATGCCACTCATCGAATCACCAAAAGTGACAAGCGGGTTTTATTGGGAGAAAAGGCTGATTATGAACCGCTTTGCCGAGCCTGCTATATGGAGTCCTTGAAAGAAGAAACTGAAAATAAATAA
- the rsmI gene encoding 16S rRNA (cytidine(1402)-2'-O)-methyltransferase, translating to MGKLYVVPTPVGNLEDMTFRAIRVLKEADLILAEDTRTSGILLKHFEIKNAMQSHHKFNEHKTVEGIVNRIKAGETVALISDAGTPGISDPGFLIVRECVKNDIEVQCLPGATAFVPALVASGLPDERFCFEGFLPQKKGRVTRLTSLQEEKRTMIFYESPYRLVKTLTQFAEFFGAERPVSVCREISKIHEESVRGTLTEVIAHFTQNEPRGEIVIVLSGKED from the coding sequence ATGGGAAAACTGTATGTCGTACCTACTCCTGTAGGAAATTTAGAGGATATGACTTTCCGTGCCATCCGTGTGTTGAAAGAGGCTGATTTGATATTGGCGGAAGACACGCGTACTTCGGGCATTCTTTTGAAACATTTTGAAATTAAGAACGCCATGCAGTCTCATCATAAGTTTAATGAGCATAAAACAGTGGAAGGTATTGTGAATCGTATCAAAGCAGGCGAAACTGTTGCTTTAATATCTGATGCTGGAACTCCTGGTATTTCTGATCCCGGATTTTTGATAGTGCGTGAGTGTGTGAAGAATGACATCGAAGTGCAATGTTTGCCTGGAGCTACTGCTTTTGTACCTGCGCTGGTGGCGTCGGGATTGCCTGATGAACGTTTCTGTTTTGAAGGATTCTTGCCACAAAAAAAAGGAAGAGTGACCCGTTTGACTTCTTTACAAGAAGAAAAACGGACGATGATATTTTATGAATCACCTTACCGTTTGGTGAAAACCTTAACTCAATTTGCCGAGTTTTTCGGTGCCGAAAGGCCTGTTTCCGTATGTCGTGAGATTTCAAAAATTCACGAAGAAAGTGTTCGGGGCACATTAACTGAAGTTATAGCGCATTTCACTCAAAACGAGCCGCGAGGTGAAATTGTAATTGTACTCAGTGGGAAAGAGGACTAA
- a CDS encoding YjjG family noncanonical pyrimidine nucleotidase produces the protein MYRSIFIDLDDTVWAFTENARDTFQDMYDKYHFDRYFRSFSHFYTLYSGKNEELWNEYGAGRITKDELNEQRFSYPLLQVGVTDKALVKAYSDNFFDDIIYKKKLMPHVREALEYLASSYNLYILSNGFRELQEQKMRSAGVEGYFKKIVLSEDIGVHKPFPEIFYFAMSATQSELHTSLMIGDNWKNDVEGAKNVGMGNVYYNIKGERGLPFKPGFDMRDWQDIASFL, from the coding sequence ATGTATAGAAGTATATTTATTGATTTGGATGATACAGTATGGGCTTTTACTGAAAACGCTCGTGATACATTCCAAGATATGTATGATAAATATCATTTTGATCGTTATTTTCGTTCTTTTTCTCATTTTTATACCTTGTACAGCGGGAAGAATGAGGAGTTGTGGAATGAATATGGTGCTGGTAGGATTACAAAAGATGAGTTGAATGAGCAAAGATTTTCCTATCCATTGTTGCAGGTAGGAGTTACAGATAAAGCGTTGGTAAAAGCCTATTCGGATAATTTTTTTGATGATATAATTTACAAGAAGAAACTAATGCCTCATGTAAGAGAAGCTTTGGAATATTTGGCATCCAGTTATAATCTGTATATTTTGTCCAATGGATTCAGGGAATTGCAGGAGCAGAAGATGCGTTCTGCCGGTGTGGAAGGGTATTTTAAGAAAATTGTTTTGTCAGAGGACATAGGAGTACATAAACCGTTTCCGGAGATTTTTTATTTTGCCATGTCGGCTACACAGTCCGAGCTACATACTTCTTTAATGATTGGAGATAACTGGAAGAATGATGTTGAAGGTGCGAAAAACGTAGGGATGGGAAATGTTTATTATAATATAAAAGGTGAGAGGGGCTTGCCTTTTAAACCTGGTTTTGATATGAGGGATTGGCAGGATATCGCTTCTTTCTTATGA
- a CDS encoding RagB/SusD family nutrient uptake outer membrane protein, translating to MKKIYKSLVFTMATIALTSCVNDWLDLTPSDSIPSNSAITNYNDAKTALYGMYDGLQGNSTYTQYYAARMFYYGDVRGDDMQARTQGMRSSSCYEMKYTIDDAPNMWNVQYNVLRRANRLIEAVENNKITDAEKNQANVNNIYAQAKSVRALVHFDLVKVYGMPYSFDYGASMGVPIVTTPIDPLNASAIPGRNTVAEVYAQIVKDLTEAIDSKALNVSKSAGDNQGFIDEWAAKALLTRVYIYMGKNQEALDIAKNIIENSPYSLWTKAQYANAWDKNNANHINEMIFELVNSGSDDWADREGIAYLYHEDGYADAICTKSFVDMLAQDPSDVRLDVILPVQLKTDDSGKPTDMYKTYGDNRIFINKFPMGSLGDMRLNNLPILRLSEVYLNAAEAAAKLNDKASTVKYLNEIIKNRTDDTKQLVTESTATLERVLLERRKELVGEGQRFFDAMRNNETITRYTNEDEKGWHYSINKESQVFDRSYFRAILPIPVSETNANPILKAQQNPGY from the coding sequence ATGAAAAAAATATATAAATCTCTAGTTTTCACGATGGCAACCATTGCATTGACTTCGTGTGTAAACGATTGGCTAGATCTGACACCATCAGATAGTATTCCCAGTAATTCTGCCATCACAAATTACAATGATGCAAAAACCGCTTTGTATGGTATGTATGATGGTCTGCAGGGAAACTCTACCTATACACAGTATTATGCCGCACGTATGTTTTACTATGGTGACGTCCGGGGAGATGACATGCAGGCACGTACACAAGGAATGCGCTCTTCCAGTTGTTACGAAATGAAATACACCATTGACGATGCTCCCAACATGTGGAATGTACAATACAATGTATTACGCCGTGCCAACCGTTTGATAGAAGCCGTAGAAAATAACAAAATAACAGATGCCGAAAAGAATCAGGCAAATGTGAACAACATCTATGCACAGGCAAAATCTGTTCGCGCCTTGGTACATTTTGATTTGGTAAAAGTATATGGTATGCCTTATTCTTTTGATTATGGAGCTTCAATGGGAGTACCCATTGTGACCACCCCGATAGATCCTTTGAATGCCAGTGCTATTCCCGGACGTAATACAGTGGCCGAAGTATATGCCCAAATTGTAAAAGATTTAACCGAAGCCATTGACTCCAAAGCCTTAAATGTTTCTAAATCAGCTGGAGACAATCAAGGATTTATTGACGAATGGGCTGCCAAAGCTCTACTTACACGCGTGTATATATACATGGGTAAAAACCAGGAGGCTTTAGATATAGCAAAAAACATTATCGAAAATTCTCCTTATAGCCTATGGACAAAGGCTCAATATGCAAACGCTTGGGATAAAAACAACGCCAATCATATCAATGAAATGATTTTTGAACTTGTCAATAGCGGCTCTGATGACTGGGCAGACCGTGAAGGTATTGCATATTTATATCATGAAGATGGATATGCCGATGCTATTTGCACAAAATCATTTGTTGATATGTTAGCTCAAGATCCAAGTGATGTTCGCTTGGATGTGATTCTGCCGGTACAATTGAAAACAGATGACAGTGGAAAACCGACCGATATGTATAAGACCTATGGAGACAATCGTATCTTTATCAATAAATTCCCAATGGGAAGTTTAGGGGATATGCGATTAAACAATTTACCTATTCTTCGTTTGTCAGAAGTGTATTTAAATGCAGCAGAAGCTGCAGCTAAGTTGAATGACAAAGCTTCTACAGTTAAATATCTGAATGAAATTATTAAAAACCGTACAGATGATACAAAACAATTAGTTACAGAGTCTACCGCTACTCTAGAAAGAGTCTTATTGGAACGTCGTAAAGAATTAGTAGGTGAAGGACAACGTTTCTTTGACGCCATGCGTAATAATGAAACAATAACACGTTATACCAATGAAGATGAGAAAGGTTGGCATTATTCTATAAATAAAGAATCACAAGTATTCGACCGTTCTTATTTTAGAGCGATTTTACCAATACCTGTCAGTGAAACCAATGCTAACCCTATTTTAAAAGCTCAACAAAATCCAGGTTACTAA